One Thermoanaerobacter pseudethanolicus ATCC 33223 DNA window includes the following coding sequences:
- the ppdK gene encoding pyruvate, phosphate dikinase, producing MSKKYVYLFSEGDASMRELLGGKGANLAEMTKLGLPVPQGFTVTTEACTRYYQDGKTIAPEIVEQIYEYMAKLEEITGKKFGDPTNPLLVSVRSGARVSMPGMMDTILNLGLNDETVEGLAKATNNERFAYDSYRRFIQMFSDVVMGIDKNKFEAILDEIKEENGAKFDTDLTAENLKEVVKRFKELYKKEMGVDFPQDPKDQLLEAVKAVFRSWDNPRAIVYRRLNDIPSDWGTAVNVQSMVFGNMGNDSGTGVAFTRNPATGEKALFGEFLMNAQGEDVVAGIRTPQPISTLKETMPEVYNQFVEIAEKLEKHYKDMQDIEFTIERGKLYMLQTRNGKRTAQAALKVAVDLVAEGLIDEKTAVLRVDPKQLDQLLHPTFEPNALKAAKPVAKGLPASPGAASGKVYFTADEAIEAAKSRGEKVILVRTETSPDDIEGMSVAQGILTTRGGMTSHAAVVARGMGTACVVGCGDAKIDEQAKVMRIGDIEVHEGDYISIDGSTGNVYIGEIKTVTPELTGDFATLMSWADKYRKLKVKTNADIPRDAKVAVQFGAEGIGLCRTEHMFFDEDRIPAMREMIVSKTEEQRRKALEKLLPMQRSDFEGLFEVMGEFPVTIRLLDPPLHEFLPHTDEEIKELAENMGITFEELKATVESLKEFNPMLGHRGCRLAITYPEIAEMQTRAIIEAAINVKKKTGKDVKPQIMIPLVGELKELKYLKDIIVKVADEVIKENNVEIKYLVGTMIEVPRAALTADQIAKEAEFFSFGTNDLTQMTFGFSRDDAGKFLETYYEKKIYEFDPFAKLDQEGVGKLVEMGTKLGRQTRPDLEVGICGEHGGDPSSIEFCHKVGLDYVSASPYRVPIARLAAAQAAIKYDNK from the coding sequence ATGAGTAAAAAGTATGTGTATTTATTTAGTGAAGGCGATGCTTCAATGAGAGAACTCTTAGGAGGAAAAGGCGCAAATCTTGCTGAAATGACAAAGTTGGGTTTACCTGTTCCCCAAGGATTTACAGTCACCACTGAGGCTTGTACAAGGTATTATCAAGATGGTAAGACTATAGCTCCAGAAATTGTTGAACAAATCTATGAATATATGGCTAAATTAGAAGAAATTACAGGTAAAAAATTTGGAGACCCAACAAATCCTTTATTAGTATCTGTAAGGTCTGGCGCGAGAGTTTCAATGCCAGGTATGATGGATACTATTTTAAACCTTGGTTTAAACGACGAGACAGTAGAAGGCCTTGCTAAAGCTACAAACAATGAAAGATTTGCCTATGACAGCTATAGAAGATTTATTCAAATGTTCTCAGATGTTGTAATGGGAATTGACAAGAATAAATTTGAAGCTATTTTAGATGAAATAAAAGAGGAAAATGGTGCAAAATTTGATACAGATTTAACAGCTGAAAACCTCAAAGAGGTAGTAAAAAGATTTAAAGAACTTTATAAAAAAGAAATGGGAGTAGACTTCCCACAAGATCCAAAAGATCAACTTCTAGAAGCTGTAAAAGCAGTATTTAGGTCTTGGGATAATCCAAGGGCTATAGTGTACAGAAGACTTAACGACATACCAAGTGATTGGGGTACAGCAGTAAATGTCCAATCAATGGTATTTGGCAACATGGGCAATGACTCAGGTACAGGTGTTGCTTTCACAAGAAATCCTGCAACTGGTGAAAAAGCTTTATTTGGCGAATTCTTGATGAATGCTCAAGGTGAAGACGTTGTTGCAGGTATTAGAACGCCTCAGCCAATTTCAACTTTGAAAGAGACTATGCCAGAAGTATATAACCAATTCGTAGAAATTGCTGAGAAATTGGAGAAACACTACAAAGACATGCAGGACATAGAGTTTACTATAGAAAGAGGTAAACTCTACATGCTACAGACAAGAAACGGAAAGAGAACTGCTCAAGCAGCTTTGAAAGTAGCTGTAGACTTAGTGGCTGAAGGCTTAATAGATGAAAAGACAGCAGTCTTAAGAGTAGATCCGAAACAATTGGACCAGTTATTGCATCCAACCTTTGAGCCAAATGCGTTGAAAGCTGCTAAGCCTGTTGCAAAAGGTTTACCTGCTTCTCCTGGTGCTGCATCAGGAAAAGTATATTTTACTGCTGATGAGGCAATAGAAGCTGCAAAATCAAGAGGAGAAAAAGTAATTCTTGTAAGAACAGAGACATCTCCAGATGACATTGAAGGTATGTCTGTAGCACAAGGAATACTTACAACTCGTGGCGGTATGACATCTCATGCAGCTGTTGTGGCAAGAGGTATGGGTACAGCTTGCGTAGTAGGTTGTGGCGATGCAAAGATAGACGAGCAAGCAAAAGTAATGAGAATTGGCGATATAGAAGTTCATGAGGGAGACTACATATCTATAGATGGTAGCACAGGTAATGTGTACATTGGTGAAATAAAGACTGTTACACCTGAGCTAACTGGAGATTTTGCAACTCTCATGAGCTGGGCAGACAAATATAGAAAATTAAAAGTAAAAACTAATGCAGATATACCAAGAGATGCAAAAGTTGCAGTTCAGTTTGGTGCTGAAGGAATAGGCCTTTGCAGGACAGAGCATATGTTCTTTGATGAAGATAGAATTCCTGCTATGAGAGAAATGATTGTCTCAAAGACAGAAGAACAAAGAAGAAAAGCTTTAGAAAAACTATTGCCTATGCAAAGGTCAGACTTTGAAGGTTTGTTTGAAGTTATGGGTGAATTCCCTGTTACTATACGCCTTTTAGATCCACCACTGCATGAATTCTTACCTCATACAGATGAAGAAATTAAAGAACTTGCAGAAAACATGGGTATAACTTTTGAAGAGCTAAAAGCAACAGTAGAAAGCTTAAAAGAGTTTAACCCAATGTTAGGTCATAGAGGCTGTAGATTAGCTATAACCTATCCAGAAATTGCTGAAATGCAGACAAGAGCTATTATAGAAGCTGCTATAAACGTAAAGAAGAAAACAGGCAAAGACGTAAAACCGCAAATTATGATACCACTTGTAGGTGAACTTAAAGAGCTTAAATACCTCAAAGACATAATAGTAAAAGTAGCTGACGAAGTTATAAAAGAAAACAATGTTGAGATAAAATACCTTGTAGGAACAATGATAGAGGTACCAAGAGCAGCTCTTACAGCTGACCAAATTGCTAAGGAAGCAGAATTCTTCTCCTTTGGTACTAATGACTTGACTCAGATGACTTTCGGTTTCTCAAGGGATGACGCTGGCAAGTTCCTTGAAACCTATTATGAAAAGAAGATATATGAATTTGATCCATTTGCTAAGCTTGACCAAGAGGGTGTTGGCAAGTTAGTAGAAATGGGTACTAAACTTGGAAGACAGACAAGACCTGACCTTGAAGTAGGTATATGTGGTGAGCACGGTGGAGACCCATCTTCTATTGAGTTCTGCCACAAAGTAGGTCTTGATTATGTCTCTGCTTCACCTTACAGAGTACCTATTGCAAGACTGGCTGCTGCTCAGGCGGCAATAAAATACGATAATAAATAA
- a CDS encoding pyruvate, water dikinase regulatory protein gives MEEGVSIYLVSDSNVDTAENIASIAAAHFDTFIEKIKKYPYVGDKNQIEEIIMEAANDANSIIIHTMVVPELKDYLLKKAQKFGIKIVDVMGPVINAIEDSTGISPHTNLAKNNKEDYLKKIEVIEFAVKYDDGKDAMGILLADVVVIGVSRTSKTPLCMYLAHKYIKAANLPLVPEIEPPQELFEINPKKIFGLTIDPEVLVKIRKERLKSLGLDANAIYATEERVKKEIKYAEEVMKRLGCTVIDVTNKAVEETANVILNVLKGGEIS, from the coding sequence ATGGAAGAAGGAGTATCAATTTACTTGGTTTCAGATTCTAATGTAGATACAGCAGAAAACATTGCGAGTATTGCTGCTGCTCACTTTGATACTTTTATAGAAAAAATAAAAAAATATCCGTATGTAGGTGATAAAAATCAAATAGAAGAAATTATTATGGAAGCAGCTAATGATGCAAATAGCATAATAATCCATACTATGGTGGTCCCGGAATTAAAAGATTATCTTCTTAAAAAAGCACAGAAATTTGGCATAAAAATAGTAGATGTAATGGGACCAGTGATAAATGCTATTGAAGATAGTACTGGTATATCCCCCCATACCAATTTAGCAAAAAATAATAAAGAAGATTATTTGAAAAAAATCGAAGTAATAGAATTTGCCGTAAAATATGATGATGGTAAAGATGCAATGGGTATACTATTGGCAGATGTAGTTGTTATAGGGGTTTCTAGAACATCCAAAACACCTTTGTGCATGTACCTTGCTCATAAATATATAAAAGCTGCTAATTTACCTTTAGTGCCAGAAATTGAACCACCTCAAGAATTATTTGAAATCAACCCTAAAAAAATATTTGGGTTGACTATAGATCCTGAAGTTTTGGTAAAAATAAGGAAAGAGAGATTAAAATCTCTTGGCCTTGATGCTAATGCTATATACGCTACTGAAGAAAGAGTTAAAAAAGAGATAAAATATGCTGAGGAGGTGATGAAGAGATTAGGGTGTACTGTAATCGATGTTACAAATAAAGCTGTAGAAGAAACAGCTAATGTGATATTAAACGTATTAAAAGGAGGAGAGATTTCATGA
- a CDS encoding helix-turn-helix transcriptional regulator, with the protein MIKIQLTNRQHIIIDIVKKHQPITGEQIAEKLNVTRATLRPDLAILTMSGILEARPKVGYFYTGKSPLSLVEDYIKSIKVKDIKSLPVVVEESTSVYDAIVTLFLKDVGTIFVQDGGFLTGAVSRKDFLKIAIGNTDIYKVPVGIIMTRMPNIVTTYDDEPVYNAAVKIIEHEVDSLPVVEPVVGSDGKQGYKVTGRISKTNITKLFVKLGEG; encoded by the coding sequence GTGATAAAGATTCAACTGACAAACCGCCAGCATATAATTATTGACATTGTCAAGAAACATCAACCCATTACAGGGGAACAAATAGCTGAGAAATTAAATGTCACAAGAGCGACTTTAAGACCGGATTTGGCAATATTAACTATGTCTGGGATCTTAGAGGCGAGGCCAAAAGTGGGATATTTTTATACAGGAAAATCACCCCTCAGTTTAGTAGAAGATTATATAAAGAGCATAAAAGTAAAAGATATCAAGTCTTTACCTGTAGTGGTAGAGGAAAGTACATCAGTGTATGATGCCATTGTAACACTTTTTTTAAAAGACGTCGGGACAATTTTTGTACAGGATGGAGGATTTTTAACGGGCGCTGTTTCAAGAAAAGACTTTTTAAAAATCGCAATAGGCAACACTGATATTTATAAGGTCCCGGTGGGAATAATTATGACCCGTATGCCTAACATAGTTACAACTTATGATGATGAGCCTGTGTATAATGCTGCTGTTAAAATTATAGAGCACGAAGTAGACAGTCTTCCTGTAGTTGAACCTGTAGTGGGAAGTGATGGAAAACAAGGATACAAAGTGACAGGAAGAATTTCGAAAACTAATATAACTAAATTGTTTGTAAAGCTTGGGGAAGGTTAG
- a CDS encoding glycine--tRNA ligase, with amino-acid sequence MPQAVTMDKIVALAKNRGFVFPGSEIYGGLANTWDYGPLGVELKNNIKRMWWKRFIQQSPYNVGIDSAILMNPEVWVASGHVSSFSDPLMDCKECKSRFRADQLIEDYIKEKGLNISIEGWTNEQMMEFIKEHKVSCPKCGAHNFTDIRKFNLMFKTYQGVTEDSKSEVYLRPETAQGIFVNFKNVQRTTRKKIPFGIGQIGKSFRNEITPGNFIFRTREFEQMELEFFCKPGEDMEWFSYWRKYCMDWLLEFGLKEENLRFRDHKKEELSHYSTATTDIEYNFPFGWGELWGIANRTDFDLRQHMEHSGVDLSYMDPVTGEKYIPYCIEPSVGVDRLMLAFLIDAYEEEELEDGETRVVLRLHPALAPIKAAVLPLSKKLSENAYKLYDQLRNKFVVDYDETGSIGKRYRRQDEIGTPFCITYDFDSENDHCVTIRDRDTMQQVRIKIEEVEKYLEERLNF; translated from the coding sequence ATGCCACAAGCAGTTACAATGGATAAAATAGTTGCCCTTGCAAAAAACAGAGGATTTGTTTTTCCAGGGTCTGAAATATACGGAGGACTTGCTAATACTTGGGATTATGGACCTCTGGGAGTAGAACTTAAAAACAATATTAAAAGGATGTGGTGGAAAAGATTTATTCAACAAAGTCCTTATAACGTAGGGATTGATTCTGCAATTTTGATGAATCCAGAAGTGTGGGTTGCATCAGGTCATGTTAGCAGTTTTAGCGATCCTTTAATGGACTGTAAAGAGTGTAAATCAAGATTTAGAGCTGACCAATTGATTGAAGACTACATTAAAGAAAAGGGATTAAATATTTCTATTGAAGGTTGGACAAATGAACAAATGATGGAATTTATAAAAGAACATAAAGTATCTTGTCCAAAATGTGGTGCCCATAATTTTACTGATATTAGGAAGTTTAATCTCATGTTTAAAACCTATCAAGGTGTTACAGAAGACTCTAAATCAGAAGTGTATTTGCGACCTGAAACCGCACAAGGAATTTTTGTGAACTTTAAAAATGTTCAAAGGACAACTCGTAAGAAAATACCTTTTGGAATAGGACAAATTGGTAAATCTTTTAGAAATGAAATTACTCCTGGTAATTTCATATTCAGAACGAGAGAATTTGAACAGATGGAATTAGAATTTTTCTGTAAACCGGGAGAAGATATGGAATGGTTTAGTTACTGGAGAAAATATTGCATGGATTGGCTTTTAGAATTCGGCTTAAAAGAAGAAAATTTAAGATTTAGAGACCATAAAAAAGAAGAACTATCTCACTATAGTACTGCCACCACAGACATAGAATATAATTTTCCCTTTGGATGGGGAGAGTTGTGGGGAATAGCTAATAGAACAGATTTTGATTTAAGGCAACATATGGAACATTCGGGAGTTGACCTGTCTTATATGGACCCTGTAACAGGAGAAAAGTACATACCATATTGCATTGAGCCTTCTGTTGGGGTAGATAGGTTAATGTTGGCATTTTTAATAGATGCCTATGAAGAAGAAGAGTTAGAAGATGGAGAAACTAGAGTGGTTTTAAGGCTTCATCCTGCTCTTGCTCCCATTAAGGCAGCAGTGCTTCCATTATCCAAGAAATTATCAGAAAATGCCTATAAGCTTTATGACCAGTTGAGAAATAAATTCGTAGTAGATTACGATGAGACAGGAAGCATAGGTAAAAGGTATAGAAGACAGGATGAGATAGGCACGCCTTTCTGTATTACTTATGACTTTGATTCGGAAAATGATCACTGTGTAACCATAAGAGATAGAGATACTATGCAACAAGTGAGAATAAAAATTGAAGAAGTAGAGAAATATCTTGAAGAAAGGTTAAATTTTTAA
- a CDS encoding DUF4342 domain-containing protein: MLDEELEKIDMIVERMGVSYKEAKEALEKSGGSVVDALIYIEENRKSWTETFTVAGSEVMDKIKELIKKGNVTKIRIKKDDKVLLEIPVTAGAISAVIIPQLTLVGAAVALLANCTIEVEKHDKSVTVLKEEKKKD, from the coding sequence GTGTTAGATGAAGAATTAGAAAAAATAGATATGATAGTAGAGAGAATGGGAGTAAGTTATAAAGAAGCAAAAGAAGCATTAGAGAAGTCAGGTGGCAGTGTTGTAGACGCATTGATATATATAGAAGAGAATAGAAAAAGTTGGACTGAGACCTTTACAGTCGCAGGTTCAGAAGTTATGGATAAAATAAAAGAATTAATTAAAAAAGGTAATGTTACAAAAATAAGAATAAAAAAAGACGATAAAGTTCTTTTGGAGATTCCTGTAACGGCAGGGGCTATTTCTGCAGTTATCATTCCTCAGTTGACATTAGTAGGAGCGGCAGTAGCGCTTTTAGCTAATTGCACAATTGAAGTTGAAAAACATGATAAAAGCGTAACCGTATTAAAAGAAGAAAAGAAAAAAGATTGA
- the recO gene encoding DNA repair protein RecO: MGLLKTEAIVLKNNLIGETDKIATLFTKSYGKLQAVAKGARRSKSRFVNAIRPFIVANYVIFEGKNYYYIDQWELIEAHRNIEKDLVKFSVASYIAETINKILEENQKSERLYLFLKHSLKAVDELQIDPLIFISSYNLKLVSLLGYMPQLDNCVVCGKRENLKYFSNSCGGAVCINCKNKCFDAKPLHEVTLKAIKYFLKGDYDKLQNIKVSGVIKEEVDKIITAYMKEHLEIEFKSKDFIDNLQNM; encoded by the coding sequence ATGGGCTTGTTAAAGACAGAAGCAATAGTATTAAAAAACAATTTAATAGGTGAAACAGACAAAATTGCCACTCTTTTTACTAAAAGCTATGGCAAACTCCAGGCAGTGGCAAAGGGGGCAAGGCGCTCAAAGAGCCGCTTTGTGAATGCAATAAGGCCTTTTATTGTTGCCAATTATGTTATTTTTGAGGGGAAAAATTATTACTATATTGACCAATGGGAGTTAATCGAAGCGCATAGAAATATAGAAAAAGACTTAGTCAAATTTTCTGTAGCTTCGTATATTGCCGAAACTATAAACAAAATTTTAGAGGAAAATCAAAAAAGCGAGAGGCTGTATCTGTTTTTAAAACATTCTTTAAAAGCAGTTGACGAGCTACAAATAGACCCTTTAATTTTTATTTCTTCTTATAACTTAAAATTAGTTTCTTTATTGGGATATATGCCTCAACTTGATAATTGTGTTGTCTGTGGAAAAAGAGAGAATTTAAAATATTTTTCTAATTCCTGCGGGGGTGCAGTGTGTATAAACTGCAAAAATAAATGTTTTGACGCCAAGCCATTACATGAAGTAACATTAAAAGCTATAAAGTATTTTCTTAAAGGAGATTATGACAAGCTTCAAAATATTAAAGTTTCAGGAGTTATAAAAGAAGAAGTGGATAAAATAATAACAGCCTATATGAAAGAACATCTTGAAATAGAGTTTAAATCAAAAGATTTTATTGACAATTTACAAAATATGTGA
- the deoC gene encoding deoxyribose-phosphate aldolase, with amino-acid sequence MNIAKMIDHTLLKPNATKSEIEKLCNEAKEYGFASVCINPCFVDLAYSMLKDTDVKVCTVIGFPLGANTIESKVFEAVDAVKRGATEVDMVLNVSMLKSGDYDYVKKEIEEVVKAVKSYGDIVVKVILETCYLTDEEKVKACQLTREAGADFVKTSTGFGPGGATVEDVKLMRQTVGENFGVKASGCVRTAEDAKAMIEAGANRIGASAGVKIAEEWNKLKMS; translated from the coding sequence ATGAACATAGCAAAAATGATTGACCACACTCTACTGAAGCCAAATGCGACAAAAAGTGAAATAGAAAAACTTTGTAATGAGGCAAAAGAGTATGGATTTGCTTCTGTCTGCATAAACCCCTGCTTTGTAGACCTTGCCTATAGTATGTTGAAAGATACAGATGTGAAAGTTTGCACAGTGATAGGTTTTCCATTAGGGGCAAATACTATTGAAAGTAAAGTTTTTGAGGCGGTAGATGCAGTAAAAAGAGGTGCTACAGAAGTAGATATGGTGTTGAATGTAAGTATGTTAAAGAGTGGAGATTATGATTATGTGAAAAAAGAAATTGAAGAAGTTGTAAAAGCGGTGAAATCCTATGGAGATATAGTTGTAAAAGTAATTTTAGAAACCTGTTATCTCACTGATGAAGAAAAGGTAAAAGCATGTCAGCTCACAAGAGAAGCAGGTGCTGATTTTGTTAAGACTTCTACTGGCTTTGGACCAGGTGGAGCGACAGTAGAGGATGTAAAATTAATGAGACAGACAGTTGGTGAAAACTTTGGTGTTAAGGCTTCTGGCTGTGTAAGAACTGCTGAAGATGCTAAGGCGATGATTGAAGCAGGAGCTAATCGTATTGGGGCAAGTGCAGGCGTTAAGATTGCAGAGGAATGGAATAAACTAAAAATGAGTTGA
- the era gene encoding GTPase Era, with amino-acid sequence MGHKAGFVALVGRTNVGKSTLLNAILQEKIAITSPKPQTTRNTIRGILTTDEYQVIFVDTPGIHKPKSKLSEFMIEVAKRTLKEVDLILYMIEPDTEVGPGDRYIIEHLKEVDTPVILVVNKIDLVPEKRVEETIKIFKEQYEFKDVVAISAIENKNIDLLKEKIVSLLPEGPKYYLDDYITDQPEKLIVAEIIREKMLHFLEEEVPHGVYVEVESIKEREDKDIIDIEAYIYCEKESHKGIIIGKNGQMLKKIGQSARLDLEEFYGKQVFLDLWVKTRKGWRDNTTLLKKLGYAIDKKTYE; translated from the coding sequence ATGGGCCATAAAGCTGGTTTTGTAGCATTAGTTGGTAGAACTAATGTAGGTAAATCTACTCTTTTAAATGCAATTTTACAAGAGAAGATTGCTATTACTTCTCCCAAACCCCAAACTACTCGAAATACCATTCGTGGGATTTTGACAACAGATGAATACCAGGTTATTTTTGTTGACACTCCTGGCATTCATAAACCTAAATCTAAATTAAGCGAATTTATGATTGAGGTAGCTAAAAGAACATTGAAGGAAGTTGACCTTATTTTGTATATGATAGAACCAGATACGGAAGTAGGACCTGGAGATAGATACATAATCGAACATTTAAAAGAAGTAGATACACCTGTCATACTTGTAGTCAACAAAATAGATTTGGTGCCTGAGAAAAGAGTAGAAGAGACTATAAAAATTTTTAAAGAGCAATATGAGTTTAAAGATGTAGTAGCTATTTCTGCTATTGAAAATAAAAATATAGATTTGTTAAAAGAAAAAATTGTATCACTTTTGCCAGAAGGCCCCAAATATTATTTGGATGATTATATAACAGATCAGCCCGAAAAATTAATAGTGGCAGAAATAATTCGAGAGAAGATGTTACACTTTTTAGAGGAAGAAGTACCTCACGGTGTTTATGTGGAAGTAGAATCTATTAAAGAGAGGGAAGATAAAGATATAATAGACATTGAAGCATATATTTACTGTGAGAAAGAGTCCCACAAAGGAATTATTATAGGCAAAAATGGGCAAATGCTAAAAAAGATAGGTCAAAGTGCGCGACTTGATTTAGAAGAATTTTATGGAAAACAGGTTTTTCTTGACCTATGGGTAAAGACGAGGAAGGGGTGGAGAGACAATACAACGTTACTTAAAAAATTAGGATATGCCATTGACAAGAAAACTTACGAATAG
- a CDS encoding diacylglycerol kinase — MKSRNLIDSFNYAIEGILHAFKTQRNMKVHFAIAILVLFFCLFFDLSRVEFVVILFTISLVLISEMINTAIETTIDMMVKNYNPLAKVAKNVAAGAVLISAINAILVAYLIFFDRVNPWTKIILLKLRESPIHITVINLLVVVFLTVILKVHFKEGTPMRGGMPSAHSAIAFATATAITFMTANAFIATLGFLLALMVAESRVEGKIHSFSQVFFGGLFGILITVLIFQIIK, encoded by the coding sequence GTGAAATCGAGAAATTTAATTGACAGCTTTAATTATGCGATAGAGGGCATTTTACATGCTTTTAAGACCCAAAGAAACATGAAGGTTCACTTTGCCATAGCGATATTGGTATTATTCTTTTGCCTTTTTTTTGACCTTTCAAGAGTAGAATTTGTGGTAATTTTATTTACAATTTCTTTAGTTTTAATTTCTGAAATGATAAATACGGCTATTGAAACCACAATTGACATGATGGTTAAAAATTATAATCCTTTGGCTAAGGTCGCGAAAAATGTAGCTGCAGGGGCAGTTCTTATATCCGCAATAAATGCCATTCTTGTAGCTTATTTAATATTTTTTGATAGGGTAAATCCTTGGACAAAAATAATTTTATTAAAGCTTAGAGAGTCACCCATTCATATCACAGTTATAAATCTTTTAGTTGTAGTGTTTTTGACTGTAATTTTAAAGGTACATTTTAAAGAAGGAACTCCTATGAGGGGAGGAATGCCCAGCGCTCATAGTGCTATTGCTTTTGCTACTGCGACAGCTATAACTTTTATGACAGCAAATGCTTTTATTGCCACTTTAGGTTTTTTACTTGCTCTTATGGTGGCTGAAAGCAGAGTAGAAGGTAAAATCCACTCTTTTTCTCAGGTATTTTTTGGAGGTTTATTTGGGATATTGATTACAGTGTTGATTTTTCAAATAATCAAATAA
- the ybeY gene encoding rRNA maturation RNase YbeY codes for MNILIDNRQDKVDAINLEELVEKVIKTVLEVEEVIDNVEVSVSFVDNEEIRKLNKYYRGIDKPTDVLSFPLAEFEDTYGEVEEIEEDSEEVQPIGDIVISLEKALEQSMEYGHSFEREVAYLTAHSMLHLLGYDHETEEERKIMREKEEEVMARLNIGR; via the coding sequence ATGAACATTTTGATAGACAACAGACAAGATAAAGTTGATGCAATAAATTTGGAAGAATTGGTGGAAAAAGTTATAAAAACAGTATTAGAGGTAGAAGAGGTTATTGATAATGTTGAAGTAAGTGTGTCTTTTGTGGATAATGAGGAAATTAGAAAATTAAATAAATATTATAGAGGTATAGATAAGCCGACGGATGTTTTGTCATTTCCTTTAGCAGAGTTTGAAGATACTTATGGGGAAGTTGAGGAAATAGAGGAAGATTCAGAAGAGGTACAGCCAATAGGAGATATAGTTATTTCTTTAGAAAAAGCTTTAGAGCAGTCAATGGAATATGGACATTCCTTTGAAAGAGAAGTAGCTTATTTAACAGCTCACAGCATGCTGCATCTTTTGGGTTATGACCATGAAACTGAAGAAGAAAGAAAAATTATGAGGGAAAAAGAAGAGGAAGTTATGGCAAGGCTTAATATTGGGCGGTGA